CGATAATTTATGAATAACTAGCGCGCCAAAAAGTCTACACCAAAACTTTTGTATCTCTTCTTCTCTAATAATCTAGGAGTTTACACTCACTCGAAGAGTGCCTTCTGTTTACATACTTCCTGTGTGCATGTGCAGACGTATCAgaagatgatgataataataataataaataaatgaaatagaaGGGATTTGTGATGAAGGCTTGCAGTTGAGAGTGAGAAACGGCGAACGCTTGTGAGAATGTTGTCACATTGGTCCTTGACTCATCCAAAAACCCAGTTAAATCCTCCATGCTTCAATTTGTTAGTCAGTTTAGTCCCTAACATTAACAAAAacgttaattttgtttttccacAAATTCCCATTTATAGTTGTATCAAATTCTCGTGTGATGCTTCATCGAGATCAATACATGTTACCAGTAAGGGTGAAACCCTTATATTTGCACACATACACTTAGATCGTCTCCAATGATGATACCACTTTGGATATCATAGATTGCTAACAAGTAGTCTCTACAATGTCATGTACTAATacttatgcaactcatacatattttgcttCAATGGTGATACCATCATACATTACTAAAAATGGTCCTTTCTATAATTGGGGGAAGagcaaaaaatttattaatcaaaGTGACATTAATGACTATTGTGCAACTTGAGACTACAAAGCTAAATTATTACAACTTAGCAAACACCTCAAATGTTAtttatctgattttttttttaaactacaAATATATTAATAGACTCAAACCTATGCACAAGCAGTACAATAAGAGAACAAGAAGGTTACCCTCCTGAACAAACAGGAAAGGACAGCTAGGCTCTCAACAACTGAAACCAGGAAACCACACAGGCAACAAACTAAACCAGGAAACCACAAACAACAACTGAAACAAAAGCAAAGGCACCACAAAACTAAACAAATGCtatcttaaaaaaaacacaaatacaaAAGCTTCAACACAGCCACCTTGGAGACACACTATACGCACCACAAATCAATTTGCCTCCCATACAAGCCACTTGGAGCAAAATAGACTTATGACAAACAAATTGATTCAAAACCAGAAGCGCAGACAATTACTGAATGAATAATGCCGTGCACCAGCTGCTAAAGAAACACCGGAACCACAATCACAGCAAGACAACCAAAAAAATCTTATCTCTCAAAACAATCTACCAGGTTCGAACGCCATTAGTTATCTCTGAATATGAAACATTATATAGGTGCTCTTGGTGATGTTCGCTCTATCCATAAGTAGTCTTGTGAAATGCTTGTCAAAATAGGTGCATCTGATTTCTTATCAACTTCAAAACTAAGTATTTAACAATGATGAATTTGCAACTATGAACTGTATAAACTCATTGCATGCTGAGAATTAGCTTTAACGTAGAGATTCCTTGTGAGAAGTTGATTAAGGCCACAACTACTGCATTCTAACTTTTTGGTCCAACACTTGGGATAGAACAACACCCAATAGATAAAATCTattatggaaaaataaaataaagcaaagaCACCAAGCAGAACTGTGGTGTTGAAAGATAAAATCCAATACATTCTCAATGAAGGAACTTAACCTGTGCTCTTTGTGATGCTCGTTTCATCAATAACAAGTCTTGTGATACGCACAAACATCACTTACAAGTGAAACTAATACAACTTTTAAATGTAAATATTGGATCGGACTATAAAAGAGTAAATAAAGTCTGTAAAAGATCAAACCGCGAGGCCAGGCtagatagaaaagaaaaaaaaaatcaaatatatatctAAACAAGTCCATATATGTCAGCATACTGATACTATTATTGTTTCTTATCAAAACTACCGAACTAAGATATGAGCTACAATCTTACTAAActgaaaaataacaaatatacaTTTTATAGTGATGTTGTTTTCTAACCTTCTTCTTGAAAAATGAACCAATAGAAAGCCTCTGAATATTTTCTGGCAAGCTTTTGATCAAACCATATACCCACCCCTCACTAGCCATGAGTTTAAGATCAATCAGATTCTTTGCTTTCTTGAGACAAATTGActtcatatttttatcaaactcTAGATATAAGACTTTGAGAGTAGGAgtagaaatatgaaaatattcaaGTGCACCTGAAATAAGACTCTCAAGTGCACCTGACTCAAATGTAACACCATCTAATTTAAGATTAAGCAATCTTTTAAACCCAGAGAAATTAGGTGGAATTGACAAATAAAATCCGCCTAATTTAAATTTGGTCAATTCCTTACAAGAGAAGACAATATATGACAAACACGACTAATAACTGTTTCTGAGCTCACAAGGTCGAGATGTTTAACGCCCCTCCTTGACAAAATACCGAAAGTAAAAACTTATATATCGGCACATTGTGGAGCATAAGAACATCTGTGATAATTTTAGAAACTACAGGGTCAGGGTCATCGAGATGCCTGTaggtttcaaaaaaaattgcacGAAACTCAAGTCGTGGGACGGAAGTCCACATATACCTCCATTTTGTTGACAAAATACAAGTCCTAACTAGGTCTTGGATGTTCAAATGTTCTAGGATGCTATCAATAACATTAATTGGTAAGTCACTGATTCGATGGATGTGATCATCTTGATTGGACTTGTTTTTTATCAGAGACATAGGTAAGGGGCCTAGAAATTGAAGCAGAATAGTAAATATTACAATCTGACTTCAAAAATACTTAGAATCATACATACATGCTACAAAGATTGGATGAAACAATACACAACTGAGTTtatcatatatcatatcatatcatattcatattaatttaaaagtaatttcaGTGCCCTAATTAATACTTAACCCTAAGAAATAATAATGGGAATTTTATTCccatgtatttttaaaaaaaaatgtttcgtTCATATTTAACTACATTTCTAAGAATTATCGATAAAagtggataaaaaaaaaattattgaaagttatttaaaatgtattaCCATTTTCATGGGAACTTTTCTTTCCCACCTATTTCCTTGGGAATAAAATCATGGAAATAAGAGAAgttattgaaaattattttattccaaGGAAACTTCATACCCATGAATAATTTCATGTCAACCTTGTAACAAACatgattatatttatttattccaACCCATATATTTTTAGGAATATTATTCATATCCTTGAAACAAACATCTCCTTATTATTATGTTGATAGACAAAATAtcaaagtcattgaaaactcacatacaaagtggagtgaccgggTTTCGAACTCCGATCTTGAAAATACTGACAATTTCAACGTTTTTGCCAGTTCaactaggatttgtggacacaaaattaatttataaatttgccaaaaaaattaaaacaaaaaatataattttttaatataatttttcttacCCAAAAAACGTGAGTGACTGGAGcaggtttttttttgtcaatgcaatttttctaattttgtcaACGCTATAAACTATAAAGTTCTCTTCTTTCATGCAAATTCACTTCATTCAATTCCAAACAATCTAAGAAATAAATGAGGTTATTAGCAACGTGGGATAATTGATATCTACATACAAGATCTATGGGCTTATTCTAACATGAAAGACCCTCTCATGTCTTTCATGGTGCAccacttattttatttgttggaTTGAATTACCCACAAGATCTTATCATGAACAGTCAGTACTATATCAACTCtcgttatttatttttattaaaaaacacagatctttctttcttctttcttcttcttcatcaattCACATATCTAACAAtggtgaaagaaaaacaaaatcagtaatcatttcaaattttcaagatttataGTCTTAAATTATCAAGATCTGACTTTTCTACAATGAGATTTAAGAACAAGACCATCATGCATAAATTCTCAAAAGAAAATCCATGTCATTTTACTGCTATTGTATATGAAATCAGAGAAGGTCAAGACTTAGTACAAAATATATTTggaagcaacaaaaaaaaacttgaagatTTGGTTTTTTCATCAATGCTGGTACAAAATCGAAAATTTCCACGACCGCATTTCTTTACCCAATTTTTCATAAGCAAATCTCTCTGTCgacccccccaaaaaaaaattcttgctCTCTACCCATTTAATCTAAATTATGTAGAGGGGATTTGAGATGAACAATCCTCCTGTTTGGGTTTTCTgtaaaaaattgcaagatattaattataatttagaatgaatttagaattaattgtaatgaaattgatattttatattagtAGTAACCAAGCCCATGgatctaattaaaaaaaaaaagaaaaaaaaaagagggtgTCCAATAATAAACCACAAAGTTCAGAAGAAGATAGTGGAAAAAGAggatgtttgtgtttggttcTACCGAGGAAGACTGGAATGTGGAAGATGAGAAAATAAATTTGGTGTGGAAGGTGTACTCTGATATTTAGTGGGCCTTTTAATCCAATGGTTAAAAATAGTCTTGCATGGTGCAAGACTTAACCCACTTGTTCACCCTAGAGATCGCCAGATCTATGTATACAAACAACAAATCTATGACATTTATTTAACATCACCTACAAGTggaaataaataacacaaatttgAATGTAGATATTGGTTTGGACTTTGGACCATCAATCAAAATTCAGATCGAGGTGGAGTACATCTTACCAAGTCACTCCACATAATATTATACACTTCTCTTTCAAATAAAATCTACCAAACTAAcatgaatatgaattattatataattataaaaacatgaaaacatatgtcatcatatcatatttgaATAAAACTCAGATATAGTATACCATAATTGTCAACAGAATCAAATAGTAGATGCAATTTCataacatttgaaaaataaatccaTTGCTCAATTGGGATAAAGACACAATGAACCATTGAACCATATCACAGCTCTCCTGCATTCTAACTTCTCGGAATGGTCCAACACTTGGGCTAGAACAAAACCATGATAGAATAAAGCAAAGATACCAAGCAGAATTGTGGTGTTGACAGATAAAATTCAATACATTCTCAATGAAGGAACTTAACCTCTGCTCTTTGTGATGCTCGTTTCATCAATAACAAGTCTTGTGAAATGCTTAACAACACAAGTGCATCTAATTTTTGAGAACCAACACCAACATCAAAAGTAAGAGTCTTTAACGATGTAGATGTTGCAAGTATGAACCGTATCAAACTCATTGCATCTTGATTTGAGGTAGCACAAATCTTGATATTCACGGTCTTAAGTtgattaaggcaacaactacgACATTCCAACTCCTCTGAATGGTCAGGTGGTTGTGCAATATCTACAAGGCTGTAATTCTGAATCATagaaaaaaatagtcaaaatacAACAATAAGAAAGAAGCTAAGAAGTATAGGTATTCATGTTCACCTGTATGACAAGTTCAACCAAGCAAGGAGCACTTTTAAGTACACTAACAATATACAAAACTTCTCTTCTTTCATTCAAATTCACATCAGCCAATATCAGATACTTTATGGAGTTGAATGAGCTTTTTAGCAGCGTCGGAGGAATGATATCTGCAAAAACATTCTATGCATACAAGCAACAAAACTATGAGATATGCCCAAACTTACAAGTGAAAAATAACACCACTAGAAGagtaaaattcaacattcaacattgCTTCtcttttaaaaatacaatagaAGAGTAAATAAAGTCTGTAAAACATCAAACCGCGCGAGGCCAGGCTAGATAGAAGTGgtgataaaagaaaaatcaaatatatctaTAAAGCATGGACACCGAACATTGACACGTCAACATTGTTAATAATTTGAGACACCGACGCGTGTCCGAAACCGGGACACacctaatccgaggagtgtccgtgcttcatataGTATATATCTGAACAAGTCGATATATGTCAGCATACTCATACTATTTTGGTCTTAACATATGAGCTAGAATCTTATCAAACTGAAAAATAATAACTATACATTTTATAGTAATGTTGTTTTCTAACCTTCTTATCGGAAAATGAAGCAATACAAAACCTCTGCATATTTTTTGGCAAGCTTTTGATCAAACCAGATACCCAGCCCTCACTAGCCACGAGTGTAAGATCACTCAGATTCTGTGCTTTCTTCAGACAAATTGACTTTATATTTTCATCAAACTCTAGATATAAGACTTTGAGAGTAGGAgtagaaatatgaaaatattcaaAACCATGACAGTATTCAATGCTAAGCTTTTCAAGTAAAGGACAACCAGAAATAAGACTCTCAAGTGCACCTGACTCAAATGTAACACTTTCTAATTTAAGATTAAGCAATCTTTTAAACCCAGAGAAATTAGGTGGAATTGACAAATTAAATCCGCCAAATCTAAATTTAGTCAATTCCTTACAAGAGAACACAATATATGGCATTTTGTCAAGATATGTTCCGTGGTTCACAAGTTCAAGATGTTTAACGTTTCTCGACAAAAACGGAATCCAAGTATTAAGGCATTCCAGTGTGATCTCAAAACCGCAACCATAAAGTATGAACAGATTAAACTTATATATTGGTCCATTGTGGAGCATAAGAACATCAGTGATAATTTTAGAAACTACAGGGCTAGGGTAATTGAGATGATCGTCAGGTAAAAAAGATCTTCCTTGAAACTCCAGTGTTGGGACGGAAGTCCACATATACCTCCAATTTGTTGACAAAATGCTAGTCCTAACTACGTCTCGGATGCTCAAATGCTCTAGGATACCATCAATGACATTACTCGGTAAGTCACTGATTCGATCGATGTGATCATCTTGGTTTGCCTTCTTGTTGA
This genomic interval from Trifolium pratense cultivar HEN17-A07 linkage group LG6, ARS_RC_1.1, whole genome shotgun sequence contains the following:
- the LOC123890174 gene encoding F-box/FBD/LRR-repeat protein At1g13570-like isoform X1: MSLYMSLFNKKANQDDHIDRISDLPSNVIDGILEHLSIRDVVRTSILSTNWRYMWTSVPTLEFQGRSFLPDDHLNYPSPVVSKIITDVLMLHNGPIYKFNLFILYGCGFEITLECLNTWIPFLSRNVKHLELVNHGTYLDKMPYIVFSCKELTKFRFGGFNLSIPPNFSGFKRLLNLKLESVTFESGALESLISGCPLLEKLSIEYCHGFEYFHISTPTLKVLYLEFDENIKSICLKKAQNLSDLTLVASEGWVSGLIKSLPKNMQRFCIASFSDKKNVFADIIPPTLLKSSFNSIKYLILADVNLNERREVLYIVSVLKSAPCLVELVIQNYSLVDIAQPPDHSEELECRSCCLNQLKTVNIKICATSNQDAMSLIRFILATSTSLKTLTFDVGVGSQKLDALVLLSISQDLLLMKRASQRAEVKFLH
- the LOC123890174 gene encoding F-box/FBD/LRR-repeat protein At1g13570-like isoform X2, which codes for MSLFNKKANQDDHIDRISDLPSNVIDGILEHLSIRDVVRTSILSTNWRYMWTSVPTLEFQGRSFLPDDHLNYPSPVVSKIITDVLMLHNGPIYKFNLFILYGCGFEITLECLNTWIPFLSRNVKHLELVNHGTYLDKMPYIVFSCKELTKFRFGGFNLSIPPNFSGFKRLLNLKLESVTFESGALESLISGCPLLEKLSIEYCHGFEYFHISTPTLKVLYLEFDENIKSICLKKAQNLSDLTLVASEGWVSGLIKSLPKNMQRFCIASFSDKKNVFADIIPPTLLKSSFNSIKYLILADVNLNERREVLYIVSVLKSAPCLVELVIQNYSLVDIAQPPDHSEELECRSCCLNQLKTVNIKICATSNQDAMSLIRFILATSTSLKTLTFDVGVGSQKLDALVLLSISQDLLLMKRASQRAEVKFLH
- the LOC123890174 gene encoding F-box/FBD/LRR-repeat protein At1g13570-like isoform X3 encodes the protein MSLYMSLFNKKANQDDHIDRISDLPSNVIDGILEHLSIRDVVRTSILSTNWRYMWTSVPTLEFQGRSFLPDDHLNYPSPVVSKIITDVLMLHNGPIYKFNLFILYGCGFEITLECLNTWIPFLSRNVKHLELVNHGTYLDKMPYIVFSCKELTKFRFGGFNLSIPPNFSGFKRLLNLKLESVTFESGALESLISGCPLLEKLSIEYCHGFEYFHISTPTLKVLYLEFDENIKSICLKKAQNLSDLTLVASEGWVSGLIKSLPKNMQRFCIASFSDKKNVFADIIPPTLLKSSFNSIKYLILADVNLNERREVLYIVSVLKSAPCLVELVIQNYSLVDIAQPPDHSEELECRSCCLNQLKTVNIKICATSNQDAMSLIRFILATSTSLKTLTFDVGVGSQKLDALVLLSISQDLLLMKRASQRAEVKFLH